Proteins from one Methanococcus maripaludis C5 genomic window:
- the hypF gene encoding carbamoyltransferase HypF — MITKRIDVKGIVQGVGFRPFVYRIAKKNDLKGYVKNMGNYVEIVVFGDLKNIDAFLSDLRLEKPPLSKIDKLSIENIDENLNEIYSDFTIKLSENSEIEEEGTTPPDISICGECLKEIMDKKDRRSNYAFTACTNCGPRFTVIEKLPYDRENTSMKDFPLCENCIEEYKNPENRRFHAQATCCDICGPELFITDNSGKIISKDIKDAVKFLENGKIVAIKGIGGTHLVCSINSDKSVLELRKRLNRPTQAFAIMSREEYLDLFSKIDENELNAIISPKKPIVALKKNEFYEKYFSEHVSNVNTIGVMLPYSGLHYLLFENTDQIAYIMTSANLPGLPMSIDNKEILKKLENIADYFLLHNRKIVNRCDDSVLKEINGKMQFLRRSRGFAPEPVEVNYEKIKNNSKNILALGPELNSVACLIKNNKFYLTQYIGNTGKYETFNYLKEATENLINITNTNKIDAIVCDLHPSFNSTIFAKEMGEKYGIPVTQVQHHESHCYSLMGDSDIFENNITIAIDGLGYGNDGNIWGGEVFLFKDGKIERIGHLEEQIQPGADLASKYPLRMLASILNKANLNVSEIINGYDYFSEKELKLILFQLEKNINVSKTTSTGRILDSISALVSLCFERTYDGEPSIRLEALANEYAGKISEIEKLVEDSIKIENNVLNTTYLVVKAIEMLNNNEKIEKIAYFIHIALANGLSKIAIETAKKHNIEYIGITGGVSYNKIISERIVENIKKESLKPLIHEKIPNGDGGISFGQAIGYLLNSN; from the coding sequence ATGATTACAAAACGAATAGATGTCAAAGGCATCGTTCAGGGCGTTGGTTTTAGGCCATTTGTATACAGAATTGCTAAAAAAAATGACCTGAAAGGTTATGTCAAAAACATGGGAAATTACGTTGAAATAGTTGTTTTTGGGGATTTGAAAAATATTGATGCTTTTTTATCAGATTTGAGACTCGAAAAACCGCCACTATCAAAAATTGATAAACTTTCCATTGAAAATATAGATGAAAATTTAAACGAAATTTACAGCGATTTTACAATAAAATTAAGTGAAAACTCCGAAATTGAGGAAGAAGGAACGACTCCTCCAGATATTTCGATATGTGGTGAATGTTTAAAAGAAATAATGGATAAAAAGGACAGAAGATCAAATTACGCGTTCACTGCATGCACAAACTGTGGTCCAAGATTTACAGTCATTGAAAAACTGCCGTATGATAGAGAAAACACGTCAATGAAAGACTTTCCATTGTGTGAAAACTGTATTGAAGAATATAAAAATCCGGAAAATAGAAGGTTTCACGCTCAGGCCACTTGCTGTGATATTTGCGGGCCAGAACTATTCATAACTGACAATTCTGGAAAAATAATAAGTAAAGATATTAAAGATGCTGTTAAATTCCTTGAAAATGGAAAAATTGTTGCAATTAAGGGAATTGGTGGAACGCACCTTGTTTGTTCGATTAATTCTGATAAATCAGTTTTAGAACTTCGAAAAAGGCTTAACAGGCCAACTCAGGCGTTTGCGATTATGAGTCGGGAAGAATATCTTGATTTATTTTCAAAAATAGATGAAAATGAATTAAATGCAATAATCTCTCCAAAAAAACCAATTGTTGCTTTGAAAAAAAATGAATTTTACGAAAAATATTTTTCAGAGCATGTTTCAAACGTAAATACAATTGGAGTAATGCTCCCATATTCTGGACTTCACTACCTTCTTTTTGAAAATACTGACCAGATTGCATACATAATGACCTCTGCAAACCTGCCTGGGCTTCCAATGTCGATAGATAATAAAGAGATTTTGAAAAAATTAGAAAATATTGCAGACTATTTTTTACTCCACAATCGAAAAATTGTAAATCGATGTGATGACAGCGTTTTAAAAGAAATAAATGGAAAAATGCAGTTTTTAAGGCGTTCGAGAGGTTTTGCTCCAGAACCTGTTGAAGTAAATTATGAAAAAATTAAAAATAACTCGAAAAACATTCTTGCGCTTGGCCCGGAATTAAACTCTGTTGCATGTTTGATTAAAAATAATAAGTTTTATTTAACCCAATATATAGGAAATACAGGAAAATACGAAACATTTAATTATTTAAAGGAAGCTACCGAAAATTTAATAAACATCACGAATACAAACAAGATCGATGCAATAGTTTGCGATTTGCACCCTTCTTTTAATTCAACGATTTTTGCAAAGGAAATGGGAGAAAAATATGGAATTCCTGTAACTCAAGTACAACACCATGAAAGCCATTGCTATTCATTAATGGGAGATTCAGATATTTTTGAAAATAACATCACAATTGCAATTGACGGCCTTGGATATGGAAATGACGGAAATATCTGGGGTGGAGAAGTATTTTTGTTTAAAGATGGAAAAATTGAAAGAATCGGACATCTTGAAGAACAGATTCAGCCAGGAGCAGATCTTGCTTCAAAATATCCGTTAAGAATGCTTGCGTCAATACTAAATAAAGCTAATTTAAATGTTTCTGAAATTATTAACGGATATGACTACTTTTCAGAAAAGGAACTGAAATTAATATTGTTCCAACTTGAAAAAAATATTAATGTTTCAAAAACTACATCAACTGGAAGAATTCTTGACTCGATTTCTGCACTTGTTTCTCTTTGTTTTGAAAGAACATACGATGGAGAACCATCAATAAGACTTGAAGCGCTTGCAAATGAATATGCTGGAAAAATATCAGAAATTGAAAAATTGGTAGAAGATTCTATTAAAATTGAAAATAATGTATTAAATACTACATATTTGGTTGTAAAAGCAATAGAAATGCTAAATAACAATGAAAAAATTGAAAAAATAGCATATTTCATTCATATTGCACTTGCAAACGGTTTATCAAAAATAGCAATTGAAACTGCAAAAAAACATAATATTGAGTACATTGGAATAACAGGCGGAGTATCTTACAACAAGATAATCTCTGAAAGAATCGTTGAAAACATTAAAAAAGAATCGTTAAAACCATTAATTCATGAAAAAATTCCAAATGGAGACGGCGGAATTTCTTTCGGCCAAGCTATTGGTTATCTTTTAAATTCTAATTAA
- a CDS encoding Coenzyme F420 hydrogenase/dehydrogenase, beta subunit C-terminal domain, producing MSYYLVQSTDEDVLKHAECGGAVTAFFKYLLDKKLVDGVLALKKGEDVYDGVPYLVNNSEELVETCGSLHCAPTMFGNMISKHLKDMNLAVSVKPCDAMAINELEKRHQIDKDKIYTIGLNCGGTVPPQTAKKMIELFYDVDPEDVIKEEIDKGKFIIELKDGSEKSVKIDELEEEGYGRRTNCQRCELKVPRNADLACGNWGAEKGWTFVEVGSEKGEELLKNAQKEGYINVKAPSEKALEIRGKIEKSMINLGKKFQKEHLDEKYPSPEKWNEYWSRCIKCYGCRDVCPICFCKECALAEDYLDKGTIPPDPIMFQGIRLSHMSFSCINCGQCEDVCPVEIPLAKIYHRAQLKIRETTGFVPGIDDSMPFLYK from the coding sequence ATGAGCTATTATTTAGTTCAGTCAACGGACGAAGATGTTTTAAAGCATGCGGAATGTGGTGGGGCAGTTACTGCATTTTTCAAGTACCTTCTTGATAAAAAACTGGTTGATGGAGTTTTAGCACTTAAAAAAGGAGAAGACGTTTATGACGGAGTTCCTTATTTAGTTAACAACTCAGAAGAACTGGTAGAAACTTGCGGTTCACTTCACTGCGCTCCAACAATGTTTGGAAACATGATAAGCAAGCACTTGAAAGATATGAATCTTGCAGTATCTGTAAAGCCATGTGACGCAATGGCGATAAATGAGCTTGAAAAAAGACATCAAATTGATAAAGACAAAATATACACGATTGGATTAAACTGTGGTGGAACAGTACCCCCACAAACTGCAAAAAAGATGATAGAACTCTTTTACGATGTAGATCCAGAAGATGTAATCAAAGAAGAAATCGATAAAGGAAAATTCATAATTGAATTAAAAGACGGAAGCGAAAAATCCGTCAAAATCGATGAACTCGAAGAAGAAGGATACGGAAGAAGAACAAACTGTCAAAGATGCGAATTGAAAGTTCCAAGAAATGCAGACCTCGCTTGCGGAAACTGGGGTGCTGAAAAAGGATGGACTTTTGTAGAAGTCGGTTCCGAAAAAGGAGAAGAACTGCTTAAAAACGCACAAAAAGAAGGCTACATAAACGTTAAAGCACCTTCTGAAAAAGCGCTTGAAATTCGGGGAAAAATTGAGAAATCAATGATTAACCTCGGTAAAAAATTCCAAAAAGAACATTTGGATGAAAAATATCCTTCACCTGAAAAATGGAACGAATACTGGAGCAGATGTATAAAATGCTACGGTTGTAGGGATGTATGTCCAATATGCTTCTGTAAAGAATGCGCTTTAGCTGAAGATTATTTAGATAAAGGAACGATACCGCCTGATCCAATAATGTTCCAAGGAATAAGGCTTTCACACATGAGCTTCAGCTGCATAAACTGTGGTCAGTGTGAAGATGTATGTCCTGTGGAAATTCCACTAGCAAAAATATACCATAGGGCACAACTGAAAATCAGGGAAACTACTGGATTTGTGCCAGGAATTGATGACAGCATGCCATTTTTATACAAATAA
- a CDS encoding formate dehydrogenase H subunit alpha, selenocysteine-containing: MTEFKVVHTICPYCGTGCGIDLVVKDGKVVDSHPFKRHPVNEGKVCIKGNYCYEFVHSEDRLTKPLIKKNGEFIEATWDEALDLIAGKLKQYSPEEVAFFSCARGTNEESYALQKFARTVMKTNNVDHCARIUHAPTVVGLGECFGSGAMTNSITDLAQADVLLIYGSNTFEAHPLIARSIVKAKENGTKIIAIDPRTTHTAKMADLHLKLIPGSNIDLINTITNVIIQEGMADEEFIKNRTEGYDELKEVVSKYTPEKTAEISGIPAETIIEAARLYGSAENAAIMYCLGVTEYTFGVDNVKSCCNLAMVTGNLGRPGTGVNPLRGQNNVQGACDMGALPNVFPGYQKVGEAYERLEDLWETADLNREIGLTSPEVLHEAGKQIKYLHIVGEDPMVADADINHVEKALKSLDLFVVQDIFLTETAKLADVVLPAACWAEKDGTFTNSERRVQRIRKAVDAPGDALPDWLIVRKLAEKMGAGEKLNFESASEIFDEMAKVIPQYTGMSFERLGIDGLQWPCKTPEDPGTPILHKEKFLRPNGLGKFVPVEHKDPDEFADEEYPLILTTGRIIFHYNSGTMTRRCKRITNEIDENFIEINTEDAKNLGITPGEKVRVSSRRGTVNAIARVTENVIKGVVYMSFHFLEEATNKLTNSAYDPVSKTAELKICAVNVEKI; this comes from the coding sequence ATGACCGAATTTAAGGTTGTTCATACCATATGCCCCTACTGTGGAACGGGCTGCGGTATTGACCTCGTAGTTAAGGACGGTAAAGTAGTAGATTCCCACCCTTTCAAAAGACACCCTGTAAACGAGGGTAAAGTCTGTATAAAAGGTAATTACTGTTATGAATTCGTTCATAGCGAAGACAGGCTAACAAAACCACTCATCAAAAAGAATGGGGAGTTTATTGAAGCCACATGGGATGAAGCATTAGATCTTATCGCAGGAAAATTAAAACAATATTCCCCTGAAGAAGTAGCATTCTTTTCATGTGCGAGAGGCACAAATGAAGAAAGCTATGCTTTGCAGAAATTTGCAAGAACCGTAATGAAAACGAACAACGTAGATCACTGTGCTAGAATATGACACGCGCCGACAGTTGTAGGGCTCGGAGAATGTTTTGGGTCAGGTGCAATGACCAATTCAATCACTGATTTAGCACAAGCAGATGTATTGCTTATCTACGGTTCCAATACTTTTGAAGCTCACCCTTTAATAGCAAGAAGTATTGTAAAAGCCAAAGAAAATGGTACTAAAATAATTGCAATCGATCCAAGGACAACACACACTGCAAAAATGGCAGATTTACATTTAAAGCTAATTCCTGGATCAAACATTGATTTAATAAATACTATCACGAATGTCATTATCCAAGAAGGAATGGCTGACGAAGAATTTATTAAAAACAGAACTGAAGGCTACGACGAATTAAAAGAAGTAGTTTCAAAATACACTCCAGAAAAAACAGCAGAAATTTCAGGAATACCTGCAGAAACAATTATCGAAGCAGCAAGACTGTACGGAAGTGCAGAAAATGCAGCTATAATGTATTGTTTGGGTGTTACTGAATATACATTTGGTGTGGACAACGTAAAATCTTGCTGTAATCTTGCAATGGTTACTGGAAACCTTGGAAGGCCTGGAACGGGTGTAAACCCATTAAGAGGTCAGAATAACGTTCAAGGTGCATGCGACATGGGTGCACTTCCAAACGTATTCCCAGGATACCAGAAAGTTGGAGAAGCTTATGAAAGACTCGAAGACTTATGGGAAACAGCAGATTTGAACCGAGAAATTGGATTAACAAGCCCTGAAGTATTACATGAAGCTGGAAAACAGATAAAATACCTCCACATTGTTGGGGAAGACCCGATGGTTGCGGATGCAGATATAAATCACGTTGAAAAAGCTTTAAAAAGTTTAGATTTATTTGTGGTTCAAGATATATTCTTAACTGAAACTGCAAAACTCGCGGATGTTGTACTTCCTGCAGCATGTTGGGCTGAAAAAGACGGAACATTCACAAATTCTGAAAGAAGAGTACAGAGAATCAGAAAAGCAGTCGATGCACCAGGGGATGCACTTCCAGACTGGCTCATTGTTCGAAAACTTGCTGAAAAAATGGGTGCTGGCGAAAAACTCAATTTCGAAAGTGCATCAGAAATATTTGATGAAATGGCAAAAGTTATTCCACAATATACTGGAATGTCTTTTGAAAGACTCGGTATTGATGGACTTCAGTGGCCATGTAAAACTCCAGAAGACCCTGGAACCCCGATTCTCCACAAGGAAAAATTCTTAAGACCAAATGGACTCGGTAAATTTGTTCCAGTTGAACATAAAGACCCTGACGAGTTTGCAGATGAAGAATACCCACTCATACTCACCACAGGAAGGATCATATTCCACTACAACTCCGGAACAATGACCCGAAGGTGTAAGCGTATCACGAACGAGATTGACGAAAACTTCATCGAAATAAACACCGAAGACGCTAAAAACTTAGGAATAACGCCTGGAGAAAAAGTTAGGGTTTCCTCAAGAAGGGGAACGGTAAATGCAATCGCTAGAGTAACTGAAAACGTCATAAAAGGAGTAGTTTACATGTCATTCCACTTTTTAGAGGAAGCAACAAATAAACTAACAAATTCCGCATATGATCCCGTATCAAAAACCGCAGAACTCAAAATATGTGCCGTTAATGTTGAAAAAATTTAA
- a CDS encoding deoxyhypusine synthase, with protein MSDPKNVVFKESEDLNGVFIEGPDFDKNIDLKDVLTDYYEKIGFQATHLGKAVKIWKQIEEIRKNEELVVFMGYTSNMVSSGLREIISYLVKHKKVDVLVTTAGGIEEDFIKCIKPFVLGEWDMAGSDLREKGINRIGNVYVPNDRYIEFETYMTKFFETLLKKQQDENKIISASEFCFELGRFMDENLGPEKEKSIIYWAYVNKIPIFCPAITDGSIGDMLYFFKKNEKGTDLKIDVASDIVKLNDMAIDANKTACIVLGGSLPKHSIINANLFREGTDYAIYVTTAVPWDGSLSGAPPEEGVSWGKIQEKADFVEIWADATIVFPMLVYGVFK; from the coding sequence ATGTCAGATCCAAAAAATGTAGTTTTTAAAGAAAGCGAGGATTTAAATGGGGTTTTTATCGAAGGGCCCGATTTTGATAAAAATATCGATTTAAAAGACGTTTTAACAGATTATTATGAAAAAATAGGTTTTCAGGCAACACACCTTGGAAAAGCAGTTAAAATCTGGAAACAAATCGAAGAAATTCGAAAAAATGAAGAATTAGTCGTTTTCATGGGATATACCTCAAACATGGTTTCATCAGGTCTTAGAGAAATTATTTCTTACCTTGTAAAACACAAAAAAGTCGATGTACTTGTTACTACTGCTGGGGGAATCGAAGAAGATTTTATAAAATGCATAAAACCGTTTGTTCTTGGAGAATGGGACATGGCCGGCTCAGATCTTCGAGAAAAAGGAATAAACAGGATCGGAAATGTGTATGTTCCAAATGATAGGTACATTGAATTTGAAACGTACATGACAAAGTTTTTTGAAACCCTTTTAAAAAAACAGCAGGATGAAAATAAAATAATAAGTGCAAGCGAGTTCTGTTTTGAACTTGGAAGATTCATGGATGAAAATTTAGGGCCTGAAAAAGAAAAATCAATTATTTACTGGGCGTATGTAAACAAAATACCCATATTTTGTCCCGCAATTACTGATGGGTCGATTGGAGATATGCTCTACTTCTTTAAAAAGAATGAAAAAGGAACCGATTTAAAAATAGATGTTGCAAGCGATATCGTGAAATTAAATGACATGGCAATTGATGCAAATAAAACAGCATGTATCGTTTTAGGCGGTTCCCTTCCAAAACACAGCATAATTAATGCGAATCTCTTCAGGGAAGGAACTGATTATGCGATATACGTTACAACCGCGGTTCCATGGGATGGTTCATTGAGTGGTGCACCTCCAGAAGAAGGTGTTTCATGGGGAAAAATTCAAGAAAAAGCAGATTTCGTCGAAATATGGGCGGATGCAACGATCGTATTTCCAATGCTAGTTTATGGCGTATTTAAATAA
- a CDS encoding 3-isopropylmalate dehydratase small subunit — protein MKKTVEGKAWVFGDNIDTDAILPARYLVYTTEEQLAKYAMTGTDPEFPEKATVGDIIVGGKNFGCGSSREHAPIGLKGLGISMVIAESFARIFYRNSINIGFPLLECKDISKHVKEGDVLRVNLDKGTIKNVTTGAELTGQKLPDFMMEILNNGGLMPHLKKKISKA, from the coding sequence ATGAAAAAGACTGTCGAAGGCAAAGCATGGGTTTTTGGGGATAATATCGATACTGATGCAATATTACCTGCAAGATACCTTGTATACACTACCGAAGAACAGCTTGCAAAATACGCAATGACTGGAACAGACCCAGAATTCCCAGAAAAAGCTACTGTTGGCGATATAATCGTTGGTGGTAAGAATTTTGGTTGTGGAAGTTCAAGAGAACACGCTCCAATTGGTTTGAAAGGTTTAGGAATTTCAATGGTTATTGCAGAAAGTTTTGCAAGAATTTTTTACAGAAATTCCATCAATATCGGATTTCCACTCTTGGAATGTAAAGATATTTCAAAACACGTAAAAGAAGGCGACGTTTTAAGAGTAAACCTTGATAAAGGTACTATTAAAAACGTTACGACCGGCGCTGAATTAACGGGCCAAAAACTTCCAGACTTCATGATGGAAATCTTAAACAATGGCGGATTAATGCCGCACTTGAAGAAAAAGATTTCAAAAGCTTAA
- the thrC gene encoding threonine synthase produces the protein MIQKCRVCGKEYEVDAIIYNCECGGLLEIKYDFESIKEKVSKESLRERELGVWRYLDYLPVKDPAKIVSLHEGGTPLYKCENLAKKLGMKELYVKNEGANPTGSFKDRGMTVGVTRANELGVEVVGCASTGNTSASLAAYSARAGKKCIVLLPGGKVALGKLAQAMFYGAKVIQINGNFDEALVMVKNLALENKLYLLNSVNPFRLEGQKTIGFEICDQLDFEVPDMVILPVGNAGNISAIWKGFKEFKETGMIDTLPKMTGIQAEGAQPIVKAIKAGLDKIIPDENPETIATAIRIGNPVNAAKALDAIKSSGGLAESVTDEEITAAQKLLAQTEGIFVEPASASSIAGLIKLIDMGLIDKDQKIVCITTGNGLKDPDAAIKASTMPTEIECDMEVLRKAID, from the coding sequence ATGATTCAAAAATGCAGAGTATGCGGAAAAGAATACGAAGTAGATGCCATAATTTATAACTGCGAATGTGGCGGATTACTTGAAATTAAATACGATTTTGAAAGCATCAAAGAAAAAGTTTCAAAAGAGTCCTTAAGAGAAAGAGAACTCGGTGTATGGAGATATTTAGACTACTTACCTGTTAAAGATCCTGCAAAAATCGTAAGCCTTCACGAAGGAGGAACCCCTCTTTACAAATGTGAAAATCTCGCAAAAAAATTAGGAATGAAAGAATTATATGTTAAAAACGAAGGTGCAAACCCAACAGGAAGTTTCAAAGATAGGGGAATGACTGTTGGAGTTACAAGAGCAAATGAACTCGGTGTTGAAGTAGTAGGCTGTGCTTCAACTGGAAACACATCTGCATCCCTTGCAGCATACTCTGCAAGAGCAGGTAAAAAATGTATCGTTCTTCTCCCTGGAGGAAAAGTAGCTCTTGGAAAACTTGCTCAAGCAATGTTTTACGGTGCGAAAGTTATCCAAATCAACGGAAACTTCGACGAAGCTCTCGTAATGGTTAAAAACCTCGCATTAGAAAACAAACTCTATTTATTAAACTCTGTAAACCCATTCAGACTCGAAGGTCAAAAAACAATTGGTTTTGAAATCTGCGACCAATTGGACTTTGAAGTTCCAGACATGGTTATTTTACCTGTTGGAAACGCTGGAAACATCAGCGCAATCTGGAAAGGATTTAAAGAATTTAAAGAAACAGGAATGATTGACACCTTACCAAAAATGACTGGAATCCAGGCAGAAGGTGCACAGCCAATCGTAAAAGCGATAAAAGCAGGACTCGATAAGATAATTCCTGATGAAAATCCAGAAACAATTGCAACTGCAATTAGAATTGGAAACCCCGTAAATGCAGCAAAAGCGCTTGATGCGATCAAATCTTCAGGCGGACTCGCAGAAAGTGTAACTGATGAAGAAATCACCGCAGCTCAGAAACTCCTCGCACAAACAGAAGGAATTTTCGTAGAGCCTGCTTCAGCTTCATCAATTGCAGGGCTCATCAAGTTAATAGACATGGGATTAATTGACAAAGACCAAAAAATCGTATGTATTACTACTGGTAATGGATTGAAAGATCCTGATGCTGCAATCAAAGCAAGTACAATGCCTACAGAAATCGAATGTGACATGGAAGTACTCAGAAAAGCAATAGACTAA
- a CDS encoding Sjogren's syndrome/scleroderma autoantigen 1 family protein, producing the protein MDEISIASKELAKGAKMLGKHCSSCGFPIFEKDGLEYCPNCNGLKIEIKNYSKDLKEEIKEMSENSKNEDKLQIIDRKIEYLFLKLDSEEEIGRINEITSSIKTLFKIKKYL; encoded by the coding sequence ATGGATGAAATCAGCATTGCTTCAAAAGAGCTTGCCAAGGGGGCAAAAATGCTTGGAAAACACTGCAGTTCGTGCGGTTTTCCAATATTTGAAAAAGACGGTTTAGAGTACTGTCCAAACTGCAATGGATTAAAAATCGAAATTAAGAATTATTCAAAAGATTTGAAAGAAGAAATAAAAGAAATGTCTGAAAATTCAAAAAATGAAGATAAATTACAGATAATCGATAGAAAAATCGAATATTTATTTTTAAAATTGGATTCAGAAGAAGAAATTGGTAGAATTAATGAAATAACTTCGTCAATTAAAACACTGTTCAAAATAAAAAAGTATCTGTAA
- a CDS encoding MarR family winged helix-turn-helix transcriptional regulator has translation MYVSSREYLYQKIPKEDVLEFTMTDKKYLDTIRTLENPKITELANEMGYTKTSVTERINKLEKKGYVEKIRSESDKREVIVKLTERGHFMFKWRNEMHKCTLKEIENILSPEEIEIFERLSEKIGNSLEEKLEVKYSKNPELKKIMYSTWAINYTE, from the coding sequence ATGTACGTAAGTTCAAGGGAATACCTATATCAAAAAATTCCAAAAGAAGATGTTTTGGAATTTACCATGACAGATAAAAAATATCTGGATACGATCAGAACCCTTGAAAATCCGAAAATAACGGAATTAGCAAACGAAATGGGCTATACAAAAACTTCAGTTACTGAAAGAATAAATAAATTGGAAAAAAAAGGGTATGTGGAGAAAATAAGGTCTGAATCTGATAAGAGAGAAGTGATTGTTAAATTAACAGAACGAGGACATTTCATGTTTAAATGGAGAAATGAAATGCACAAGTGTACATTAAAAGAGATTGAAAATATATTATCTCCAGAAGAAATAGAAATTTTTGAAAGATTAAGTGAAAAAATTGGAAACAGTCTCGAAGAAAAGTTGGAGGTTAAATACTCCAAAAATCCAGAACTTAAAAAAATCATGTATTCAACATGGGCAATAAACTATACGGAATGA